A region of the Stutzerimonas stutzeri genome:
GGCGTGCCAGGACTGGACGAGGTGCTGGGCGGGGGGCTTCCGGAATTTTCGTTCAACCTCATCGCCGGTCCGCCTGGCTGCGGCAAAACCACCCTCGCGCACCAGATGATGTTTGCCTTGGCGACGCCTGAACGCCCGGCGCTGTTCTTCACCGTGCTCGGCGAGCCGCCGCTGAAGATGCTGCGTTATCAACAGCAGTTCGACTTTTTCGACAGCGAAGCGATAAACCAGTCCATCCGCTATATCAACCTGGCCGACGACACACTGGCCGGAGATCTGGACGAGGTACTGCGAAGGATCGTCAGCGAAGTCGAGATGCACTCGCCGTCACTGGTGTTCGTCGACTCATTTCGCTCCGTGGTACTGGCCAGCCAGACCCAGGACAACCCGAACAACAATTTGCCCCAGTTCATCCAGCAACTGGGCATGTGGATGACCACCTGGCAAGCGACGACCTTCCTGATCGGTGAGTACTTCACCGAAACCGACACCAATCCGATTTTCACCGTGGCCGATGGCCTGATCTGGTTACGCCAGAGCGTCGAGCGCAATTCCATGGTGCGCAAGATGGAGATCATGAAGATGCGCGGCCAGCCGACCCTGCCGGGGCTGCACACCTTCCGCATCACCACTGGGGGGATCAAGGTCTTCGCACCGGCAATCGCCAATCTTTCGGTGGATGCGCCACCTGAGTCTCCGATCAAACGCTTGAAAATGGGCGTGCCCGCTTTGGACGAAATGCTCGGTGGCGGCCTGCCTCGGGGGTACTCGTTGCTGGTGGCAGGACCGTCGGGCTCGGGTAAGAGCATTCTGGCCGCGACCTTCCTGGCTGAAGGTGCGCGCAATGGCGAAACTGGCGTGATCGCCGTGTTCGAGCAACGGCCCAGCTACTCGCAAAACCCCAGGTTGGCCAGTTTGATCAACAGCGGCCAAGTTGGCCTGGTGGACAGCCGGGCGCCGGATCTGTCCATCGATGAAGTCGTCCAGTTGCTCCTGAGCGAGATCAGCCGATTGAAGGCCACCCGGGTGGTGATCGATTCGTTGTCGGGTTTCGAGCTGGCGCTGGCGCCGACCTTCCGTGAGGACTTCCGCGAGTCGCTGTCGCGCATGGTCACTGCGCTGAAGGGCACCGGGGTCAGCGTGTTGATGACCTCTGAGCTGGAGGACCGTTACACCGACTTGCGCTTCAGCCCCTACGGTACGGCGTTCATGACCGACGCGATCATCGTGCAGCGCTATATTGAAGTGGAAAGCCGCTTGCTGCGCATCATGGCGGTGGTCAAGGTACGTGCCAGCGCGCACTGCAATGAGCTGCGCCAATACCACATCGACGAAAATGGCCTGCAGATTCGCGACATGCTGCCGGATCAAGAAGGACTGCTTGGTGGCCGACCCACAAGCAGCGTGCAGGATCGCCACACGCAGGACATAAAAAATGTTTGAGCCCAGCTCGTGAGCAGAGAGGAAGGCGAGGAGGGGCGTGAGACGGCCAATGCCGCTCACGAGCTCTTCCTGCTTGGGCAAAAGACCGTTGAGGCACGCGCCGTGTTGGCCGCGCTGCAAAATCAGTTGAGCGACGCCAGCAATCGACTGGTGGATACCCAGCAGGTCGAACAATTAAGGTTCATCGCGCTTTCCCGGGGAAGGCGGCCTTGATTTTCAGGAAGAAGTACTCCGAGTCCCGGAATCCATAGGCCATGCGCTTGATTACCTTGATGCGGTTGTTAACACCCTCAAGGACGCTGGTATGCATGTGGAAGTGAGCACTGGCAAGGATGCCTCGCGCGTATTTGCGCAGGTTGCGAGCGAAGCGTTGCAGCGGCGCGAGGTCGCTCTCGCGAGCATGTCGCAGCCAGGTTCGCCAGCGTCGCCAACCCTCTCGTACGCTGGGGGCGTACCAAACATCCTTCAGCGCATCCTTGAGCACATAGACCGTAGCCAACGGCTGGTTGGCAGCAAGCAGCTCCTGTAACTGCACGGCCTGTCCGTCCTTCAGGTTGTCGCGGTTGCGCAGCAGCAGCCAACGACTCTGCTTGACCGCCTTTCGTGCCGGCTTGTCTTCGCGCAGAAGGTTGGCCTGGTCGACCCGGATTCGGTCGATCACATCCCGACCGTAGCGCGCGACGACGTGAAACAGGTCGTACACCACTTCGGCCTGCGGGCAATGCTTCTTCACCTCCAGGTCGAAAGCCGTGTTCATGTCCATGGCCACCGCCTCAATCTGCTGGCAGTGCTCGCCGAGCAATTCAAAGAACGGGCGGATCGCCTCACGGCTGTTGCCGTGGCCGACCCACAGCACCCGTGTTCGCTCGGCGTCCATGATGACCGTGGCATAGCGATGCCCCTTGTGCAGGGCGAACTCGTCCATCACCAGGCGGCGGACACCGCTTGAATAGAAGGTGCCTACCTCGGCTTGCAGGCGGCGCTTGTCGAGCGTCTTGAGGGTGTGCCAGTGCAGGCCGGTGAGCTGGCTGACGTGGCTGATCGGCAGCAGCCGCAGCAAGCTTTCGAGCCAGACCTGTAACCGCCGGGTCAGGCGAGATGCAGGCTCCAGCCAGTCGATCCGCTCGGTCACCCGACCACAGTTCAGGCAATCGACTCGGCGCACGGGTAGTTGAAGCAAGACGCGCTGATCGAACAGATCACGATCGCGCACCAGACGAATTCGGCGCTCGTGAATCAACGGACTGAGCTGACCACAACGCCCGCACTTGGGCACTGAACCGGCTTGAGGCTCGAGCTCAATCAGAAGGGAGTTGTTGGCGGATGAACGGCAGGCAACGGCGTCATAGCCTGGCCAGAACGAGGCAAGATCAATAGGATGCACGGCGACAGCAGGGACAGGTGAAGGGTGTGTTTGGCGACTGCCAATTTACCTGCTTCCCTGACTGTCAACTCGCTCTTCCCCCAGAGTCCGCGAAGAACCAGAAAAAGGCCATCGCGTCGTGCTCTTACACCCTCGATACGTGCGCCCGTATCGGCGGCGCAACAAGACCGATCGCAACGACTGCGACGCCATTCTGGAAGCAGCGCGCTGCCAGGATATTCGCCCGGTGCCAGTCAAAAGTGTGCAACAGCAGCAAGTCCAACAGCTGCATAAGTTGCGTGAAGGTTGGAAGAAGTCCCGCGTACAGCGCATCAACCTGTTGCGCGGCATCCTGCGCGAGTCTGGTGTTGAAGCACCGAACGGCATCAAGCCGTTTCTGCGCCAAGCATGCGAACTGATCGAACGGCCTGAAGTGCGTGCACTGCGCGGAGCGCTGCAAGTGGTGCTGGCCGAGATCAACCTCTATGAACAGTCGATGCGCGAGTGCGAAGAACAACTGGCACGCTGGCATGCGGACGATGAGATCGTGCACAAGCTCGACGAAGTCAGTGGCATCGGCCTGCTAACCGCAAGTGCCTTTAAAACTGCAGTGGGCAAGCCCGAGCGCTTCGCCAGTGGCCGGCAGCTAAGTGCCTGGCTGGGCATGACGCCCAGCGAATACAGCAGTGGCGAGCGGCGGCGACTCGGGCGAATCAGCTGTAAGGGCAACGTCTACGTGCGCACCTTGCTGATTCATTGTGCACGAGCGGCGCTACTGGCAGCCAAACGCTGCAAGGCGCGAACACCGGAGCGCCTGACCCAGCTGCAAATCTGGGCGCTGCAAACCGCCGAACGCATCGGCCACAACAAGGCCGCGGTGGCGCTGGCAAACAAACTGGTGAGGATCTGCTGGGCGGTGTGGTGCCATGAACGACGGTTCAGCGGTAACTGGCGCAGCACAAAACCCGCCTGATGGCGGGGGTAAATCAGAAAGGGTGTTTCTAGTGGTTGTGGTGAGAAGCGAGACTGTCGGAACAGGCGAGTCCTGCAGCGGAACAAGGCCGATAACAATCATGATCTTCGCGATCGCTTGAACGCTTGGCCCCCGCTGCGCGAACTACAGAATGGCCAGGGCAATGCCCAGAACAGGCCGGATATACGAATGCAACCGCGCTGACGACAGGATCGAAAAGCTATTCCTCACTGCTTGTGGGGAGCGCTAAAGGGGACAGATTTATTTTCCGCACCGCACCGCACCGCACCGCACCGCGCCGTGCAGTAGGCGTAGCAGAACAGCATAGTGGGGGTTGGCTTTGCGGTGATGGAATGAGAGGCGTCGGGAGGACGAGGCAGGCATCTTGCGCAAAATAGGCCGCTTGTGAACCTCAAGCGTTTGTTGGCAGCTACTCCAACCCGTTATCTGAAAGCTCCATACCGTCTTTCGACAGCACAAAGAAAAAGCCCCGAGAATCTCAAGATTCTCGGGGCTTTGTGTTTGGTGCCGGGGTCGTTTGAACCTGTATTCTAAGCTATTGTTTTTTATAGATTTTAACTTTGTTTAAAAACAAAGGGATACAGGTAGGGATACAGGTTGCTATGGAGTGGATAAATCTACAAAGCTGAGCACCCCGCAGCTATTCGGTTCAGATCCTCCTTTAGCAGTCAAACCGCCCCTAATCGTGTAACTGGAAGTTCTGCAACAGTGATCTAGTCGAAGTGCTCAAGAACCTGGCTGGGTCAGTAGTGTCCCTCTGGCGGGGCAACGAGCAGCAGCATGCCTTGCAAGCGGTCAATGAATTTAGTCTTCCAGGCGGTGGCACTCATCACCGATTCCTCGACCGGCGAGGGCTGCGATTCGAACCATGCAGGCGCAAGGTCGAGTATTGGTCGTGCGTCCACATAGCCCATGATGGGGAGTGGGCAGCGATAAAGGTCATTCCCCTTGAAGGGGAGGCCTACCCCATGTGAGCCATACGTGCAGGCCCGCATTCGGCAGGTTGGGCAAGCGTAGTCCTTGAAGTAGATAGGTCCGTACTTTGCCCGCATCTTTTCGGATACACGTTCCTCGCCAAGCGGTAGTCCATATCTCTCTGCAGTTTTGGAAAGGACACCCAGGTAGCGGCGAAGGTGGCGATCGCAATGCTCGTACCCCAGCGACTTACCCTTGTTCCTGGCGGAGGTTGCGCAGCATGAGACAAATTGAGGGATCAGATCGCCCCGTAACCGGTTCGGCAGCAGAATGACGCCTATGGGGCGCAGCCACGGAACGCCACATTTGCAGTCAACCTTTACTGCGATTGGCCTGGCCGGAACCTTGGCGAGTGCGCTGAGGTCATCGAAGTAGGCAGTGCCTGTGCAGACTGCATGTGCGATATCCGCTGCTCGATCTGGGATGCTTGTCTCGAACACGGGATTGCGGGCAAGCAGATCTATACCAAGGTGGCCGGTGCTGGTACCGGTACCGAAGATCCAGAGCGTCGGCATGCCGGAGGAGGTTCGCTGGTGTGTTCGTTCATAGGTTCTCTGGGCTGATTGCCTTGTAAGCTGGACCTCAATTGCGAGCTCTGGTCCGAAGGCCGACTCCCCGACCAGGACATCAGCCCTCCAGTCATCACGACCCGATTCGAGTTCGGCAGGAAAGCCGGCGGCAACCAGCCGCTGATAAATAGTCAGCTTCATTGCAGCGTGCAGAGGGCTTTCCTCCCCGGCGTATCCCGCCGGAGCTTCACCGGGGAAGTGGGAGAAAAAGCGGGTAATACCACCGGACCACCGGCGTGTCTTGGCTTGGGCCGGCAGCCCAGTGTCAGGCATCTTTACGAGACGCTGTTTTGAGATCTTGACGACTTGTTTCCAGTCATCGTCGGACAGGAAGGACGCAACAACACGTTGTCCCGAAACGATAGCGGTGCAGGCCAATAGAGGTTGCCTTCTGCTGGAGGAGAGGTTGTTGATCCGGAGGAAATCACGAGTTGGGATCATGTGACAAGATCCTCCCCAATTGTGCAGAGTTTGGGTTTCCGAGCTCACAGCTAACACTGATCCATGCAGGATATAACCGCCTCAACTGGATCATATGCTTGATAAAAAAGGAGGTGCCATGACCATAGTGCATGCAGTGATAGGAGTGGTTGTTTTTATCATAGTCATTGGGCTGATTGGCTATGCCGTAGCCGATTACCTCGACAAGAAATATGATACGGATGACCGCTGATTTGCTCTCTCGGGCGGGCCGCTATGTTTCGAGCGCGCCTCTATAGCCGAGGTGTAGAGTAGATGTCGGGGCAAGACGTTGCCGTTTGCCCTCCACTATGGCAACAGACATATCGAGAATATGTCTTTAAGTATAAAATCTTGCCTAACGCTAGCCTCGTGTTGCCATCTGTCATCCATAGTGGCAACACGAGATTGAGCCTTAAGTGTTCAGCCACTTTATGAATCGATCATATAATGTCTTTCGGGTAACCGTGCGCTCCCCATTTAACGCAATAATAATTCTTTCAATGTTTTTATAAGTGGCCTGTGTTGAATTTCCTTGCTTTACGAGCTTGTGAAAGAAACTTAGTGTGCTTGTTATTCTCTCCTGCTCCCAAAGCGAACCATCGGGATTTCTGAAAGGTATGAATTTTATTTTAAATATTTTATGGGCAAAATATTTAAAATATTTATCTCTTGTCAGATTAGGCGTAATGATCTCCATCTTGTCCGGCTTGCGTTGAAAGTAGCAGACAAGGCAGGTCCTGGTTTGAATTGAACCGCGAGTCAGGTAGTGCAGTACCAAAATACCATCTTCTTTTTCGTATTTTCTGCACTCGTCAATGACTGCGCTTATGCTTTGCAGGGGAGTGAGTACAAAAGCGTGCTCTATATGAGGCATGATCTCAAGCTTTTGACTGGCTTTTAAAAATATATCGCTAGCTTTATTCTGCATGATTTTCTCTGATAGCTATCGCTGGCAAATTATTGAAAAGTTACACCTGTTAGGGTTCGTCTTTTTTGCTTGGCTTAGGTGGCGCACCATCACGGCCTATGAGTTCCCATAGTGTTTTTATTGCGTACCAATAGTCGCGCTCAGTTGATGGCGCAAATTTTTTCTCATCGAAGAATTGGTGAACATGCCTTTTCCCTGTTTGATGTGGCGAACAATTACACCAGGCAATAAAATCCTTCATCCGCTCAACATTTCTTTTTCTGCTTATTTTTCCGCCTTTGGATTTATAGAGATGAAGCCTGTGTTTAAGTTCTCGACTTAGCATTTCGTCCTCCCAGATAGGAGTTAGTTACGTCGATACGCCCATGCCCAAGTTCGCCAGCTATTTTGATGCGTGCCATATGGCCCAGAGGCCCCTCATTGGTTACTCCAAACACAGGCGCGGGATGTCCACATAGCTGCTCGTATCGTTCACAGGCATAAGCGCTTCTCAGTTCATGGAGACGACTGATGCCATACCCTTGAAGCGCTTCACGAATTTTACGGACTTGAGTGCTACGAAATTTTGCCCATGTAATTTCAGCTGCTATCAGGCAGTTTTTTTCTCCCTGAGCGTTACTTGCATAAGTCAGTGCTTGGAGCTGACTTTCAGAGGTTATTGGGATCTTCCGCTTTCGTCCGCCCTTGGTGCCGCGCGTTATATTTATTTGCTCAATTCTTTTTGCTTCGGCGAGAGCTTTTTTAGCATCAATCAGAGATGCTTCTTTCGTTCGCAGGCCAAACTCCCTGGCAAGCATTGCTACCGCTATGGCCTCCGGTGTTTGATTATCTTTTAACTTATCAAGCACGCTATAGAAGTCTTCGCGACAAACGCCCCCTGGCGGTGTTGTTCTTACATATGTTCGCTCTGGTATTCCGCAGTCTTGGGTTGGGCTTACTGATACCCAGTCGCCCATTTTTGACATAAACATCACTGTGTTGACGGCGCTAACGAGATTTTGCGCATATGATGCTGACATTTCATCTTCTAGAACTTGTGAGGCAAGCTCTTTACCGTACTCTATGACTGTTGACTTATTTATTTCCTGCATGTCGCGTATACCCTTTTCTTCCATGAAAGGGATGAACTTATTCCAGCGATGCGTAATAGTTGCTGTGGAGCTGAATGATAGGTTTTTATCAGCCAGCGAAAACTTCCCTGCTTTACTTGGTTCTCTTGAGCCCAGCCCGAAATTTTTAGCTGCCATTTTTTTCTCCAAAATATGTGTTTTGTGGCCCGCGCCCTAATCAGCTGGTAAGTGTTTCGCGAGCTATGAGCGCTCGCCGACTTTGCGGGGTGCTTTTTTGAGCGGTTAGCGCCGCTGGAGGAGTTTTTTATGGCTGTCACTGGGAGCTATGGCGGGGCATCGCATTCCACTGCATGAGCAGCAGTCCGGCATCGGCCGTTACTCGGCCTATCCGCTCTCCTCGGAGCGAATCCCATGGCGTGACAAGCCATCTGAGTGCTTTTCGTCGAATTTCGTCCGCGCAGTTGCTGACTGAAACCCGCGTGGCACTAGGCGGAGCGCTTAATCAAAAACGTCCGTCTCTGTGCGGGTGGGTTAGAGCTGGTAGGTGTTGCGGTGAAGA
Encoded here:
- a CDS encoding ISL3 family transposase, giving the protein MHPIDLASFWPGYDAVACRSSANNSLLIELEPQAGSVPKCGRCGQLSPLIHERRIRLVRDRDLFDQRVLLQLPVRRVDCLNCGRVTERIDWLEPASRLTRRLQVWLESLLRLLPISHVSQLTGLHWHTLKTLDKRRLQAEVGTFYSSGVRRLVMDEFALHKGHRYATVIMDAERTRVLWVGHGNSREAIRPFFELLGEHCQQIEAVAMDMNTAFDLEVKKHCPQAEVVYDLFHVVARYGRDVIDRIRVDQANLLREDKPARKAVKQSRWLLLRNRDNLKDGQAVQLQELLAANQPLATVYVLKDALKDVWYAPSVREGWRRWRTWLRHARESDLAPLQRFARNLRKYARGILASAHFHMHTSVLEGVNNRIKVIKRMAYGFRDSEYFFLKIKAAFPGKAR
- a CDS encoding ATPase domain-containing protein codes for the protein MSTKVAINRLATGVPGLDEVLGGGLPEFSFNLIAGPPGCGKTTLAHQMMFALATPERPALFFTVLGEPPLKMLRYQQQFDFFDSEAINQSIRYINLADDTLAGDLDEVLRRIVSEVEMHSPSLVFVDSFRSVVLASQTQDNPNNNLPQFIQQLGMWMTTWQATTFLIGEYFTETDTNPIFTVADGLIWLRQSVERNSMVRKMEIMKMRGQPTLPGLHTFRITTGGIKVFAPAIANLSVDAPPESPIKRLKMGVPALDEMLGGGLPRGYSLLVAGPSGSGKSILAATFLAEGARNGETGVIAVFEQRPSYSQNPRLASLINSGQVGLVDSRAPDLSIDEVVQLLLSEISRLKATRVVIDSLSGFELALAPTFREDFRESLSRMVTALKGTGVSVLMTSELEDRYTDLRFSPYGTAFMTDAIIVQRYIEVESRLLRIMAVVKVRASAHCNELRQYHIDENGLQIRDMLPDQEGLLGGRPTSSVQDRHTQDIKNV
- a CDS encoding integrase domain-containing protein codes for the protein MAAKNFGLGSREPSKAGKFSLADKNLSFSSTATITHRWNKFIPFMEEKGIRDMQEINKSTVIEYGKELASQVLEDEMSASYAQNLVSAVNTVMFMSKMGDWVSVSPTQDCGIPERTYVRTTPPGGVCREDFYSVLDKLKDNQTPEAIAVAMLAREFGLRTKEASLIDAKKALAEAKRIEQINITRGTKGGRKRKIPITSESQLQALTYASNAQGEKNCLIAAEITWAKFRSTQVRKIREALQGYGISRLHELRSAYACERYEQLCGHPAPVFGVTNEGPLGHMARIKIAGELGHGRIDVTNSYLGGRNAKSRT